The Acidiferrobacter thiooxydans sequence GGACATCGCCGTAAGCCTGCGCGCCTACCGGACCATCACCCGCCTCGCCCAGGGGCGCCTGGAACAAAGCCTCGGGGAGATCGATGAACTCGAGCGCGAGGCCGAAGATTCCGGCGTCCATGTCACCATTGCCTATGTGCTCACGATCCACGGGGCGCTGGCATTCTTCAAGCGGGACCTCGGGCGCGCCGAACGGGTCGTAGCGCGCCTGGAGGAGGTCTGCGTCGAGGCCTCGCTCACGTTGTGGGCGACGGTGGGCTCGATATATCGGGCGTGGACGCGCGCGGAGGCCGGCGATTGGACGGAGGATGCCGCCCGCCACCTGGCCACCGCGCTTTTGGGCATCGAGACGATGTGGCGTAGCGGACTCGCATTTTGCGCCACGATCCAATGCGCGGCCCTGCTCGCCGCGGGCGATCCGGGGTTCCCGGAGGCCATGCGTCGCGCGCGTGAGCTTATCGACACCACTGGGGCGTACTTCATGCTGCCAGACCTCTTGCTGCAAGACGGCCTGTGGCATCGGCGGCTTCGCGATCCACGGATGCGCAAAACCGCGCTCGCGCTTATGCGTGAGGCCGAGATACGTGCCCGCGAACAGGGCAACCACCTGTGTGCCGACAGGGCGCGTGAGGCGGCGGCCAATCTCCGTCGGGCACGCCGCTAGTCGACGAGCCCCGAGGCGTGCGCGACCTTGCCTACTTAGTTGAGTCCTTCTTTATGCGCCCGCTTGTAGCGCCGGTCATGATCCGGCATGGGGGGTCATGGGCCCGCATGAGGGCCACACGCCGCTCGAGCACGGCGAGCGCCAAGGGATCCTCGTCTTCATAGGCCAGGGCCCAAAGGTCCGGAAATGGGAGGGCAAAAAGGCCGGGTTCGTTCACGGTATCCTGATAGGATACGGAATCCCTTGGATAATATCATCCGAAAACATCCGCTCCCCGGCCAATTGCCTCCCTCGATACCGGCGCGGAGGTCGGCGCGGCCCCGGAACGCGCCCTGCCTCACCATAGCCTCGATGCGAAGCACCCGCCGATTGCCGAGGACGAAGCGGAGCCCTATCTGGTGCGCAACCTGACAATAGTCAACAACTCGGTATTATGCCGATGTCGGCATAATACCGAGTTGTTGACTGTGGTGACCCGCCACCAGGACGACCACACCCGAAGTATCGCATTCCTGGGGGATCAGGACGCCGATGGCGGCTCGCCCCCCGCCTTTGACAGGATATGCGCCACAACCCGGGCGACCGCTGCACTAGCCGCCGCCCGATGATCATCAACGGACGGCATGACGGCTTTACGCGCGACGATCTGCGCGCGCCGTGGGATGGTCCCGGGGCACACGCACCGGATCGGACGCCAAGGAAGATCGTCGGTGGCGCGGCGCGCTGCCCCGACTACGCGCACGAGACCGGCGACTAAGCGCCGGGGCCTTTCGTCGCCTATGGTCGCGCCGGACGCACGTCTTTGGCATGATGCGCAAAGATGACGAGATGGGGGCCAGGCATGGCCTTGCGGTACCGGATAGCACGGGCGGTGTTGGGCGGCGGCTTATACGCGTTGGCGGCAAGCGCCCACGCGACACACGCCCCGATCCTCGATCCGGTCCATGGCGGAACGGTGGTCACGGTGCCCGGGGTGGGGCTCTCGCCGCCGGCGGCGGTGAACGGCTTCAACCCGCTCCTGATCTCGTCGGCCTTCGATCAGCAAGCAGCGGGACTACTCTATCAACCGCTCGTATGGGTGACGCGCCGATTCCATATCAACAAGACCTTGAGTATCGCGCGACGCATCACGGTCAGTCCCGGCCATAGGATTTTCACCGTCACCCTATGGCGCCATTGGCGGTGGTCCGACGGGGCGCCGGTGACGACCGCGGATGTGGCCTACACCTACCATATGATTCAGCGCCTGGGGCCACAGTTCGCCAACTACGGAGTCGGCGGCATCCCCACGGACGTGACCTCGTTCCAGGTGCTCGGTCCTTACCGTCTGCGCATCACCCTAAAAAGCCCGGTCAATCCGCACTGGTTCATTCTGAATGGGCTTGCGCTGCTGACACCCCTGCCGGCGGCCGCCTGGCGACATGTCTCGATCACCGGCCTCTACGATCACCTCGCCGACCCGCGCTTCTTCCGCATCGTCGACGGGCCCTTCCGATTGGTATCCTTCGTCGCCGGACGCTATGTCACCTTCGGACCCAATCACCGCTTTACGGGCCCCGATAAGCCCTATCTCCATCGGCTGGTCATGCGCTTCCTGCACAATCCCGAGTCGATCTTCTTTGGTCTGAAGACCGGTAAGATCCAGATTGCCGATCTTCCCCACAAGCTCTTCCCCGGGCGCCGCACCCTCCGGGGTTTCCGTGAACGTACGGTGGGTCCGGTATGGGGGTTCAATTACCTGGGCTTCGATTACGCCAACCCGGCAATCGCCTTCGTGCATGATGCGCGTGTGCGTGTGGCCATGATGCATGCCATCCGCCAGCGCCTCCTGATCCGCGTGCAGTACTACGGGCAGGGCGTGCGCGACTACGGCCCGATCCCGCCGCGACCACCTACCTATCTCTCGCCGCTCGCGCGCCGCCTCGAGCGCACCGGTGCCTACGACCCGCGCCTTGCGCGCCGCCTGCTGCGGGCCGCCGGCTGGCACCGGGGCGCGGATGGCATCCGCGAAAAGGGTGGGCATCGACTCGCGTTCACGGCCCTGCTGCCGCCTGGTCAGGTCCGCGGTCCGACGCTCATAAAAGACATGCTCGCCAAGGTCGGCATCGACATGCGCCTGCGTGAAAAGCCCTTCAACGAGATCGTGGCCATGACCCAGGGGCCGGACGCCACGAAATGGGACGCCATCTACCTCGCCTGGGGGTTGAGCGTCTATCCGAGCGCGCGCAACATTTTTGGTTGTGGCGGGGCCAACAACTTCTATCATTACTGCAGCCGTCGCATGGACGCCTTGCTCGATGCCGTCCCCACCGCATCCGGCAAGAGGGCCATCTATCGCTACGAGGACTACTTCATAAAGACCCAGCCGCTGCTCGTCCTTCCCGGTCAACGCCATGTCATAGAAGCACGCGCCGACATACACGGCCTTAAGCGCGCCTACTCGTCGATTGGCGGTTTCGAGCCCCAATACCTATGGATCGGAAGGCGCAACCGATGACGTGTTCCCGACAGTGTCCGCAAACGGGCGGCGGCCGGCCATGAAAAGGGCGCTCCTCCTAAGACTCGGCAGCTCGCTTTTGTCGCTCGCGCTGCTCGTGACCCTGGTGTTCTTCATGATCTACGCCACCCCCGGGGGGCCCGCCTACAGCATACTGGGCGTCCATGCCACGCCGGCGGCGGTAGCGGCCCTGAACCGCCAGATGGGGCTCGATCACCCCATCTGGCGCCAGTACCTCACATGGTGGAACCATGTGCTGCATGGCAACCTCGGTTACTCATTCACGCAGCACGCGCCGGTCGTCGATCTGATCGGCTCCTATCTCCACAATACCTTGCTTTTGGATGCGGTGGCCGCAACCACGGCGATCCTGCTCGCTATCGCGCTCGGTCTCGCGCAAGGGGCACGCAGCCGCGACCTGGGGCGCATCATCGGCGCCTGGCAGATCATCGGCTACTCGCTACCCACGTTCTTCGTGGGCACAGTCCTGATCCTGGTATTCGCGGCCGATCTCGCCTGGCTGCCCCCCGGCGGGCTCGGTGACACCGCGCGCTCACCCGGACTTGCGAGCCTATGGCGCCATCTGGCGCTGCCGGCGGTGACGCTGGCGCTGCCGCTTGCCGCCGGATTGTCGCGCTATTTCGGCCATCAGGTGCGCGATGAATACCGGCAGGACTATGTCCGCGCCGCGCAGGCGCGCGGGCTTGGGCCGTTGCGCATCGCTTATCGCCATGTTCTGCGCAATGCCGTGCGCCCGCTCGTGACCGTGATCGGCATGATGATCCCGTCATTGGTCGTGGGCGGGGTGTTGACCGAGAGCGTGTTCAATTATCCGGGGCTCGGATGGCTGTTGTGGCGCTCGGCACTGGAACAGGACTACCCCACCCTCACCGCCATCGTCCTTCTGATCGGGGTGCTGACGATCCTTGGCAACCTCGCCGCCGACCTCGTGAATACCGTGCTCGACGTGCGCGTGCGTTATGACTGACGATACTGCACGGGCCCGGCCCGCCGCGCACCCAGGCGGCCTGTTCCCGAGACGCAGGCATTGGCCTGCGACCCTCGGCAAGCTACGCGCCGACGTGGGCGGGGGCGTCTTGTTCCTCGTCCTCGTTCTCTTTTCCTGGATCGGGCCCCTGCTCTACCCGCACGACCCGCTCGCCATCCACGCCCACCACATCCTGGCCGCCCCGGACGCGCGCTTCCCGCTCGGGACTGATGCCCTGGGGCGCAATGTCCTCGCGCGTCTCATGCGCGGGGGGCAGGCGACGCTTGCCATATCGCTGTGGGCCTCGGCCATAGGCCTGCTCGCGGGCCTCCTGTACGGCATGACCGCCGGCCTTGGACCGGCATGGCTCGACCGCGTACTCATGCGCCTGCTCGACACCCTCCTTGCCATCCCGACACTCGTTCTAATGATATTTTTCGCGGCCATCGTGCCGCTTAACGAGACCAGCCTCGCCCTGCTCCTCGGGCTCGTGGCATGGCCTGGCATCGCGCGGCTTGCGCGCAACGAGACGCTCGCCGCGCGCGAACGCGATTATGTGCGTGCCGCCCGCCAGTTCGGGGCCGGGCGCCTTTAT is a genomic window containing:
- a CDS encoding peptide ABC transporter substrate-binding protein, producing MTRWGPGMALRYRIARAVLGGGLYALAASAHATHAPILDPVHGGTVVTVPGVGLSPPAAVNGFNPLLISSAFDQQAAGLLYQPLVWVTRRFHINKTLSIARRITVSPGHRIFTVTLWRHWRWSDGAPVTTADVAYTYHMIQRLGPQFANYGVGGIPTDVTSFQVLGPYRLRITLKSPVNPHWFILNGLALLTPLPAAAWRHVSITGLYDHLADPRFFRIVDGPFRLVSFVAGRYVTFGPNHRFTGPDKPYLHRLVMRFLHNPESIFFGLKTGKIQIADLPHKLFPGRRTLRGFRERTVGPVWGFNYLGFDYANPAIAFVHDARVRVAMMHAIRQRLLIRVQYYGQGVRDYGPIPPRPPTYLSPLARRLERTGAYDPRLARRLLRAAGWHRGADGIREKGGHRLAFTALLPPGQVRGPTLIKDMLAKVGIDMRLREKPFNEIVAMTQGPDATKWDAIYLAWGLSVYPSARNIFGCGGANNFYHYCSRRMDALLDAVPTASGKRAIYRYEDYFIKTQPLLVLPGQRHVIEARADIHGLKRAYSSIGGFEPQYLWIGRRNR
- a CDS encoding ABC transporter permease: MKRALLLRLGSSLLSLALLVTLVFFMIYATPGGPAYSILGVHATPAAVAALNRQMGLDHPIWRQYLTWWNHVLHGNLGYSFTQHAPVVDLIGSYLHNTLLLDAVAATTAILLAIALGLAQGARSRDLGRIIGAWQIIGYSLPTFFVGTVLILVFAADLAWLPPGGLGDTARSPGLASLWRHLALPAVTLALPLAAGLSRYFGHQVRDEYRQDYVRAAQARGLGPLRIAYRHVLRNAVRPLVTVIGMMIPSLVVGGVLTESVFNYPGLGWLLWRSALEQDYPTLTAIVLLIGVLTILGNLAADLVNTVLDVRVRYD
- a CDS encoding ABC transporter permease gives rise to the protein MTDDTARARPAAHPGGLFPRRRHWPATLGKLRADVGGGVLFLVLVLFSWIGPLLYPHDPLAIHAHHILAAPDARFPLGTDALGRNVLARLMRGGQATLAISLWASAIGLLAGLLYGMTAGLGPAWLDRVLMRLLDTLLAIPTLVLMIFFAAIVPLNETSLALLLGLVAWPGIARLARNETLAARERDYVRAARQFGAGRLYIARVHILRAMLPLVIVNATFLIADMVLGLSGLSFLGLGIQPPHASWGGLLNSGAGLAVIGSWWLIVFPGLAIFLAILAMNMLGQGLLARLEGEQRG